The Micromonospora sediminicola genome contains a region encoding:
- a CDS encoding ABC transporter ATP-binding protein, translating to MSTDKILFDRVRKVFPGRRGGGGAVIALDGLTLGVRPGEFLVVVGPSGCGKSTLLDLLGGLATPTDGQVLVDGRPVTGPGLDRGIVFQQYALLPWRTAAGNVAFGLEAKGLPRTERADLVAHHLDLVGLTGFADRYPHELSGGMKQRVAIARSLAYDPDVLLMDEPFAALDAQTRDSLQDELVRIWQATGKTVVFITHGIDEAVHLGQRVAVMTSRPGRIKQVIDIELGDRDAEEDVRSTDAFRHHRHRIWTLLRDEVRAAQSAVREEAPVG from the coding sequence GTGAGCACCGACAAGATCCTCTTCGACCGGGTGCGCAAGGTCTTCCCCGGCCGGCGTGGCGGCGGCGGCGCGGTCATCGCGCTCGACGGCCTCACCCTCGGCGTACGCCCCGGTGAGTTCCTGGTCGTCGTCGGTCCCAGCGGCTGCGGCAAGTCCACCCTGCTCGACCTGCTCGGCGGGCTGGCCACCCCGACCGATGGGCAGGTGCTGGTCGACGGCCGCCCGGTCACCGGGCCCGGCCTGGACCGGGGCATCGTCTTCCAGCAGTACGCGCTGCTGCCCTGGCGCACCGCCGCCGGCAACGTGGCGTTCGGGCTGGAGGCCAAGGGCCTGCCCCGCACCGAGCGCGCCGACCTGGTCGCCCACCACCTCGACCTGGTCGGGCTCACCGGCTTCGCCGACCGCTACCCGCACGAGCTGTCCGGCGGCATGAAGCAGCGCGTCGCCATCGCCCGCAGCCTCGCGTACGACCCGGACGTGCTGCTCATGGACGAGCCGTTCGCCGCGCTCGACGCCCAGACCCGCGACTCGCTCCAGGACGAGCTGGTGCGGATCTGGCAGGCCACCGGCAAGACCGTCGTGTTCATCACGCACGGCATCGACGAGGCCGTGCACCTCGGCCAGCGGGTCGCCGTGATGACGTCGCGGCCCGGCCGGATCAAGCAGGTCATCGACATCGAGCTGGGCGACCGGGACGCGGAGGAGGACGTCCGGTCCACCGACGCGTTCCGGCACCACCGGCACCGGATCTGGACGCTGCTGCGCGACGAGGTACGGGCCGCGCAGTCCGCCGTACGCGAGGAGGCCCCCGTTGGTTGA
- a CDS encoding LLM class flavin-dependent oxidoreductase encodes MSRTLHLNAFLMGVGHHEAAWRHPRTDPSRLADVRHFQELARIAERGTLDSVFLADGLAVGPAVRHNIQAVFEPITLLAALATATEHIGLIATASTTYTEPFNLARAFASLDHLSGGRAGWNIVTSAQAREARNFNLDDHPAHADRYRRAAEYVDVAIKLWDSWEDDALVLDTAAGVFADTDRVHEIAHTGERFRVHGPLNTPRPPQGRPLLVQAGSSADGIAFAARYAEAVFTAQQTLADGQAFHTALKRATADAGRDPDLVKVLPGIAPVIGGTESEARALADELEALIVPEHALAQLSGMTGLDLTGLPLDGPLPDLPDADAVQSHQSRYQLVVDLARRERLTLRQLIGRLGGGRGHRVVVGTPEQIADQIELWFTQGAADGFNVMPPLLPHGLEAFVDHVVPLLRRRGLFRSEYTGRTLREHYGLPRPASVYATRELVAS; translated from the coding sequence ATGTCCCGGACCCTGCACCTCAACGCCTTCCTGATGGGTGTCGGCCACCACGAGGCCGCCTGGCGGCACCCGCGCACCGACCCGAGCCGCCTCGCCGACGTGCGGCACTTCCAGGAGCTGGCCCGCATCGCCGAGCGGGGCACGCTCGACTCGGTGTTCCTCGCCGACGGGCTGGCCGTCGGCCCGGCCGTGCGGCACAACATCCAGGCCGTCTTCGAACCGATCACGCTGCTCGCCGCGCTGGCCACGGCCACCGAGCACATCGGCCTGATCGCCACCGCCTCGACCACCTACACCGAGCCGTTCAACCTGGCCCGCGCCTTCGCCTCGCTCGACCACCTCAGCGGCGGCCGGGCCGGGTGGAACATCGTCACCTCCGCGCAGGCCCGCGAGGCCCGCAACTTCAACCTCGACGACCACCCCGCGCACGCCGACCGCTACCGCCGCGCCGCCGAGTACGTCGACGTGGCGATCAAGCTCTGGGACAGCTGGGAGGACGACGCGCTGGTGCTCGACACCGCGGCCGGCGTCTTCGCCGACACCGACCGGGTGCACGAGATCGCGCACACGGGCGAGCGGTTCCGGGTGCACGGGCCGCTCAACACGCCCCGCCCGCCGCAGGGCCGCCCGCTGCTGGTGCAGGCCGGCTCGTCCGCCGACGGCATCGCGTTCGCCGCCCGCTACGCCGAGGCCGTCTTCACCGCCCAGCAGACACTCGCCGACGGCCAGGCCTTCCACACCGCGCTGAAGCGGGCCACCGCCGACGCCGGCCGCGACCCGGATCTGGTGAAGGTCCTGCCGGGTATCGCGCCGGTGATCGGGGGTACGGAGTCCGAAGCCCGTGCCCTCGCCGACGAACTGGAGGCGCTGATCGTGCCCGAGCACGCCCTCGCCCAACTCTCCGGCATGACCGGGCTCGACCTGACCGGCCTGCCCCTGGACGGGCCGCTGCCGGACCTGCCCGACGCCGACGCGGTGCAGTCGCACCAGAGCCGCTACCAGCTCGTGGTCGACCTGGCCCGCCGGGAACGGCTCACCCTGCGCCAGCTCATCGGCCGGCTCGGCGGCGGGCGCGGGCACCGCGTCGTGGTCGGCACCCCGGAGCAGATCGCCGACCAGATCGAGCTCTGGTTCACCCAGGGCGCCGCCGACGGCTTCAACGTCATGCCACCGCTGCTACCTCACGGACTGGAGGCCTTCGTGGACCACGTCGTACCACTGCTGCGCCGACGCGGGCTGTTCCGGTCGGAATACACCGGGCGCACCCTGCGCGAGCACTACGGCCTGCCCCGACCGGCCAGCGTCTACGCCACCCGAGAGCTGGTGGCGTCGTGA
- a CDS encoding ABC transporter substrate-binding protein, whose amino-acid sequence MPSLRTFRRALAAAVALLTLATAAGCGADAAADGARTTELRYQGSVGQVTLPELAADLGYLGDVKLNWIGNVTGGPADIQATATGQSDFGGAFNGAIVKLQAANAPITAVVSYYGSDAQTFQGYYVLDGSPIRAPRDLIGKRVGMNTLGAHAEAVLRTWLARGGLTPAEIARVELVALPPVNTEQSLRAQQIDVAVLGGVIRDKAVAAGGIRTVFTDYELLGAFSAGSYVFRDDFIARNPDTVRAFVTGVGKAIEWARTQPRETVVARLRSIIDKRGRNEDATLVDYWKSSGVAETGGVITDREFATWIDWLADAGELKGARPKPADLYTNRFNAFANPGGGA is encoded by the coding sequence ATGCCCTCCCTCCGAACGTTCCGGCGTGCCCTCGCCGCCGCCGTCGCCCTGCTCACCCTCGCCACCGCCGCCGGATGCGGCGCCGACGCCGCCGCCGACGGCGCCCGGACCACCGAACTGCGCTACCAGGGTTCGGTCGGCCAGGTGACGCTCCCCGAACTCGCCGCCGACCTCGGCTACCTCGGCGACGTGAAGCTCAACTGGATCGGCAACGTCACCGGCGGGCCGGCCGACATCCAGGCCACCGCCACCGGCCAGAGCGACTTCGGCGGCGCCTTCAACGGCGCGATCGTCAAGCTCCAGGCCGCCAACGCCCCGATCACCGCCGTGGTCAGCTACTACGGCTCCGACGCGCAGACCTTCCAGGGCTACTACGTGCTCGACGGCAGCCCGATCCGTGCCCCCCGCGACCTGATCGGCAAGCGGGTCGGCATGAACACGCTCGGCGCGCACGCCGAGGCCGTGCTGCGGACCTGGCTGGCCCGGGGCGGCCTCACCCCGGCCGAGATCGCCCGGGTCGAGCTGGTCGCGCTGCCCCCGGTCAACACCGAACAGTCGCTGCGCGCCCAGCAGATCGACGTGGCGGTGCTCGGCGGCGTGATCCGCGACAAGGCGGTCGCGGCCGGCGGCATCCGCACCGTCTTCACCGACTACGAGCTGCTCGGGGCGTTCAGCGCCGGCAGCTACGTCTTCCGCGACGACTTCATCGCCCGCAACCCGGACACCGTCCGCGCGTTCGTCACCGGTGTGGGCAAGGCCATCGAGTGGGCCCGGACCCAACCACGGGAGACGGTGGTGGCCCGGCTGAGGTCCATCATCGACAAGCGCGGCCGCAACGAGGACGCCACGCTGGTCGACTACTGGAAGTCCAGCGGCGTGGCGGAGACCGGCGGCGTCATCACCGACCGGGAGTTCGCCACCTGGATCGACTGGCTGGCCGACGCCGGCGAGCTCAAGGGCGCCCGGCCGAAGCCGGCCGACCTCTACACCAACCGGTTCAACGCGTTCGCCAACCCGGGCGGTGGCGCGTGA
- a CDS encoding putative leader peptide — MKVSLIGRALTGGENGRQHEDMSQRNELLLTARVHVDLVRHASALC; from the coding sequence ATGAAAGTCTCACTGATTGGAAGGGCGTTGACCGGCGGAGAGAACGGCCGGCAGCATGAGGACATGTCGCAGCGGAACGAGCTTCTCCTCACCGCTCGCGTGCACGTCGACCTGGTCCGGCACGCGAGCGCGCTCTGTTGA
- a CDS encoding potassium channel family protein: MADLTLRRMRRRAVAACVLMLVGYFLVPVEADPNGLRLALRSAGTLLLVAVVAFLVTGQVRRQLTREQPTGREEDRALTRLAVALIAGLLVFALADYVVADTRPGEFVGLHTRIDALYFALATLTTIGYGDVHAQGQIARVAVCAQMVFSIGVVATGASVVVRQMTQRSGRR, encoded by the coding sequence ATGGCGGATCTGACCCTGCGGCGGATGCGGCGGCGGGCCGTCGCGGCCTGCGTGCTGATGCTGGTCGGCTACTTCCTGGTGCCGGTCGAGGCGGACCCGAACGGGCTGCGGCTGGCCCTGCGGTCCGCCGGCACGCTGCTGCTGGTCGCCGTGGTCGCGTTCCTGGTCACCGGCCAGGTCCGCCGCCAGCTCACCCGCGAGCAGCCGACCGGCCGGGAGGAGGACCGGGCGCTCACCCGGCTCGCCGTCGCGCTGATCGCCGGGCTGCTGGTCTTCGCGTTGGCCGACTACGTGGTGGCGGACACCCGGCCCGGTGAGTTCGTCGGGCTGCACACCCGGATCGACGCGCTCTACTTCGCCCTGGCGACGCTCACCACGATCGGCTACGGCGACGTGCACGCCCAGGGGCAGATCGCCCGGGTGGCCGTCTGCGCCCAGATGGTCTTCAGCATCGGCGTGGTCGCCACCGGCGCGTCCGTGGTGGTCAGGCAGATGACCCAGCGGTCGGGGCGACGCTGA
- a CDS encoding helix-turn-helix transcriptional regulator — MMVTTGQPSPATRTGLSEPRLGTDEIVTGALDDLTADRGWSRPVLLDRDVLILVTHGHGTAELDFRAVPCRPGTLLRAHPGQALRCVGTQLDATVVSWGPDALRGLDVDPDAVPTHRQLAGEDEDAVIGEVSQLAVDADRHALVPAAAALLRHQLAVLLLRLSLLPHPDRSPAPRAEAETFRRLCREVESGYRDTRRVEDYAARIGCSVRTLTRACLAVTGRSAKQVVDERVALQACRLLAATDEPIARIGRRLGFPEPTNFGRFFTREVGVSPGAFRAGRERPLPVRLVRPRPPADSPAPAGRA, encoded by the coding sequence ATGATGGTCACTACCGGTCAGCCCTCCCCGGCCACCCGCACCGGCCTGTCGGAGCCCCGCCTCGGCACCGACGAGATCGTCACCGGCGCGCTCGACGACCTCACGGCCGACCGCGGCTGGTCCCGGCCGGTCCTGCTCGACCGGGACGTGTTGATCCTGGTCACCCACGGACACGGCACCGCCGAGCTGGACTTCCGGGCCGTGCCCTGCCGGCCGGGCACGCTGCTGCGCGCCCACCCCGGCCAGGCGCTGCGCTGCGTCGGCACGCAGCTGGACGCGACGGTGGTGAGCTGGGGGCCGGACGCGCTGCGCGGCCTCGACGTCGACCCGGACGCGGTGCCGACCCACCGGCAGCTCGCCGGCGAGGACGAGGACGCGGTGATCGGCGAGGTGAGCCAGCTGGCCGTGGACGCCGACCGGCACGCGCTGGTGCCCGCCGCCGCGGCGCTGCTGCGCCACCAGCTCGCCGTGCTGCTGCTGCGGCTGAGCCTGCTGCCGCACCCCGACCGGTCGCCCGCGCCACGGGCCGAGGCGGAGACGTTCCGGCGGCTGTGTCGGGAGGTGGAAAGCGGCTACCGGGACACCCGCCGGGTCGAGGACTACGCCGCCCGGATCGGCTGCTCGGTGCGTACCCTGACCCGGGCCTGCCTGGCGGTGACCGGCCGCAGCGCGAAGCAGGTGGTGGACGAGCGGGTCGCGTTGCAGGCCTGCCGGCTGCTCGCCGCCACCGACGAGCCGATCGCCCGGATCGGCCGGCGGCTCGGTTTTCCCGAGCCGACCAACTTCGGGCGCTTCTTCACCCGCGAGGTCGGGGTGAGCCCGGGCGCGTTCCGGGCCGGCCGGGAACGGCCGCTGCCCGTCCGTCTGGTGCGTCCCCGCCCGCCCGCCGACTCCCCCGCGCCGGCCGGCCGGGCATGA
- a CDS encoding SsgA family sporulation/cell division regulator, with translation MSVIRPTTVEVETSLRLVAPDATALPVRASLRYDPADPYAVHVLFHAESAGGEAVSWSFARELLVTGLDEPAGIGDVRVWPWATPRGDFVALALSSPDGNALFEVPRSVLVRFLRRTYVVVPRGREAEHLDVDTAVTRLLAGR, from the coding sequence ATGAGTGTCATCCGACCGACGACCGTAGAGGTCGAGACGTCGCTAAGGCTCGTCGCGCCTGACGCCACCGCCTTGCCGGTGCGTGCCAGCCTGCGTTACGACCCTGCTGACCCGTATGCGGTCCATGTCCTGTTCCATGCCGAGTCCGCCGGCGGCGAGGCGGTGAGCTGGTCGTTCGCCCGCGAACTGCTGGTCACCGGGCTCGACGAGCCGGCCGGCATCGGCGACGTCCGGGTCTGGCCGTGGGCCACCCCGCGCGGCGACTTCGTCGCGCTCGCGCTGTCGTCCCCGGACGGCAACGCCCTGTTCGAGGTCCCGCGCAGCGTGCTGGTGCGCTTCCTGCGCCGGACCTACGTCGTCGTCCCGCGCGGCCGTGAGGCCGAGCACCTGGACGTCGACACCGCGGTGACCCGGCTGCTCGCCGGGCGCTGA
- a CDS encoding flavin reductase family protein → MTTVDRPDAGTVELRPVDVDSFRGLLRRQASTVTVVTTPGLRGNRMRADLPPAGFTATSFTSVSLDPPLVSVCLGRASSSWPTVEQAEHVAVHLLASGQQEIAQIFATSGIDRFTAHPGWTTGPFGVPLIGDALAVLLCRVVRRIEAGDHTILLGEPLALGAGEDGDPLLHHRGRYTTTLGDWPGSW, encoded by the coding sequence GTGACCACCGTGGACCGCCCCGACGCCGGCACCGTCGAGCTGCGCCCGGTCGACGTCGACTCGTTCCGCGGCCTGCTGCGCCGGCAGGCGTCCACGGTCACCGTGGTCACCACGCCCGGCCTGCGTGGCAACCGGATGCGGGCGGACCTGCCGCCGGCCGGCTTCACCGCCACCTCGTTCACCTCGGTGTCGCTGGACCCGCCGCTGGTGTCGGTCTGCCTCGGCCGCGCCTCGTCGAGCTGGCCCACCGTCGAGCAGGCCGAGCACGTGGCCGTGCACCTGCTCGCCTCCGGGCAGCAGGAGATCGCGCAGATCTTCGCCACCAGCGGCATCGACCGGTTCACCGCCCACCCGGGCTGGACCACCGGGCCGTTCGGCGTGCCGCTGATCGGCGACGCGCTCGCCGTGCTGCTGTGCCGGGTGGTCCGCCGGATCGAGGCCGGCGACCACACCATCCTGCTCGGCGAACCGCTCGCGCTGGGCGCCGGCGAGGACGGCGACCCGCTGCTGCACCACCGGGGCCGCTACACCACCACGCTCGGCGACTGGCCCGGGTCCTGGTGA
- a CDS encoding RrF2 family transcriptional regulator, with translation MQISARGDYAVRAALSLATAYPTLLSTQAIAAEQDMPRKFLEAVLADLRRAGIVRAQRGAEGGYTLARPPRETTIGQVLRAVDGPLAGVRGLRPEETRYEGAAENLPRLWVAVRASVRRVVDEVSLNELVSGRLPAHVRKLTAQPDAWEPR, from the coding sequence GTGCAGATCTCCGCGCGCGGCGACTACGCGGTCCGGGCAGCCCTGAGCCTGGCCACCGCGTACCCCACCCTGCTGTCCACCCAGGCCATCGCGGCGGAGCAGGACATGCCCCGCAAGTTCCTCGAGGCGGTCCTGGCCGACCTGCGCCGGGCCGGGATCGTCCGAGCCCAGCGCGGCGCCGAGGGCGGCTACACCCTCGCCCGCCCGCCGCGCGAGACCACCATCGGGCAGGTGTTGCGCGCCGTCGACGGCCCGCTCGCCGGGGTCCGCGGGCTGCGCCCGGAGGAGACGCGGTACGAGGGAGCGGCGGAGAACCTGCCCCGGCTCTGGGTGGCGGTGCGCGCCTCGGTGCGCCGGGTGGTCGACGAGGTGAGCCTGAACGAGCTGGTCAGCGGCCGGCTGCCGGCGCACGTGCGCAAGCTGACCGCCCAGCCGGACGCGTGGGAGCCCCGCTGA
- a CDS encoding DUF4236 domain-containing protein yields the protein MGVQFRKRKKYGPLILHFTQNGFSSWSIKIGRWSWNSNTRAHRVDLPGPLSWKQDKA from the coding sequence ATGGGCGTCCAGTTCCGCAAGCGCAAGAAGTACGGGCCGCTGATCCTCCACTTCACCCAGAACGGGTTCTCCTCGTGGAGCATCAAGATCGGCCGTTGGTCCTGGAACTCGAACACCCGCGCCCACCGCGTGGACCTTCCGGGGCCGCTCTCCTGGAAGCAGGACAAGGCCTGA
- a CDS encoding ABC transporter permease encodes MVDVAAPPARPTAAPAVAPAAVVRRPGRLLATGGRVLHRSAALLALAAIWEVVPRTGLVDRVFLPPLSEVLVAWWELLRSGQLAEHVGASLTRSLTGLALAVVTAIPLGLLIGWYRPLADLLSPLLEVFRNTAALALLPVFVLILGLGETSKIALVVYACSWPILLNTIAGVKGVDPLLVRSARSMGLNHLRLFQKVILPASVPTLFTGVRLAGAYSILVLVAAEMVGAKAGLGYLVNYAQYNFAIPDMYAGIITISAIGLVVNQLLVAGERRFSTWRVDVTTA; translated from the coding sequence TTGGTTGACGTCGCCGCGCCCCCGGCCCGCCCGACCGCGGCGCCCGCCGTCGCCCCGGCCGCCGTCGTGCGCCGGCCCGGCCGGCTGCTCGCCACCGGCGGCCGGGTCCTGCACCGCAGCGCCGCGCTGCTGGCGCTCGCCGCGATCTGGGAGGTCGTGCCCCGCACCGGCCTGGTCGACCGGGTCTTCCTGCCGCCGCTGTCCGAGGTGCTCGTCGCCTGGTGGGAGCTGCTGCGCAGCGGCCAGCTGGCCGAGCACGTGGGCGCCAGCCTGACCCGGTCGCTGACCGGCCTGGCGCTCGCCGTGGTCACCGCCATCCCGCTGGGCCTGCTGATCGGCTGGTACCGGCCCCTCGCCGACCTGCTCAGTCCGCTGCTGGAGGTGTTCCGCAACACCGCCGCGCTCGCGCTGCTGCCGGTCTTCGTGCTCATCCTCGGCCTCGGCGAGACCTCCAAGATCGCCCTGGTGGTCTACGCCTGCTCCTGGCCGATCCTGCTGAACACGATCGCCGGGGTGAAGGGGGTCGACCCGCTGCTGGTCCGCTCGGCCCGCTCGATGGGCCTGAACCACCTGCGGCTGTTCCAGAAGGTGATCCTGCCGGCGTCCGTGCCGACCCTGTTCACCGGCGTCCGGCTCGCCGGGGCGTACTCGATCCTGGTGCTGGTCGCCGCCGAGATGGTGGGTGCCAAGGCCGGGCTCGGCTACCTCGTGAACTACGCGCAGTACAACTTCGCGATACCCGACATGTACGCCGGGATCATCACCATCTCCGCCATCGGGCTGGTGGTCAACCAGCTCCTCGTCGCCGGGGAACGTCGCTTCTCCACCTGGCGCGTCGACGTCACCACCGCCTGA
- a CDS encoding malonic semialdehyde reductase → MTTAADELLALDRAAQDLLFRAARTANAFTAEPVDDAQLRAVHDLVRYGPTAMNAQPLRVLLLRSAAARARLLPYVSAGNRDKTATAPLTAVLAADVDWHDRLPELFPHRPGARDWFTGDPAGREAQARFNAALQIGYLVVGVRAAGLAAGPMAGFDPAGVEREFFPDGRHRVLLLMNIGRPAPDAWRERLPRLPYEEVVSTL, encoded by the coding sequence GTGACCACCGCCGCCGACGAACTGCTCGCGCTCGACCGGGCCGCCCAGGACCTGCTGTTCCGGGCGGCCCGGACGGCCAACGCGTTCACCGCCGAACCGGTCGACGACGCGCAGCTGCGCGCCGTCCACGACCTGGTCCGGTACGGCCCGACCGCGATGAACGCCCAACCGCTGCGGGTGCTGCTGCTGCGCTCCGCGGCGGCCCGGGCGCGGCTGCTGCCGTACGTCAGCGCCGGCAACCGGGACAAGACGGCGACCGCACCGCTGACCGCGGTGCTCGCCGCCGACGTGGACTGGCACGACCGGCTGCCCGAGCTGTTCCCGCACCGCCCCGGCGCCCGCGACTGGTTCACCGGCGACCCGGCCGGCCGGGAGGCGCAGGCCCGGTTCAACGCCGCGCTCCAGATCGGCTACCTGGTGGTCGGGGTCCGCGCCGCCGGGCTGGCCGCCGGCCCGATGGCCGGGTTCGACCCGGCCGGGGTGGAGCGCGAGTTCTTCCCGGATGGGCGGCACCGGGTGCTGCTGCTGATGAACATCGGCCGCCCGGCGCCGGACGCCTGGCGGGAACGGCTGCCCCGGCTGCCCTACGAGGAGGTGGTCAGCACGCTGTGA
- a CDS encoding MarR family winged helix-turn-helix transcriptional regulator, translating to MVVMTRWLEPDEQRTWRAFLTASRALMETLDRELQRDAGMPHAYYEILVRLSEAPDRRLRMSDLADATGSSRSRLSHAAARLEAAGWIRREDCPTDRRGQLAVLTDDGFATLAAAAPGHVEGVRRHLFDALSPAQVDQLRRISETLAAHLTGSGPN from the coding sequence ATGGTCGTCATGACCCGGTGGCTGGAACCCGACGAGCAGCGGACCTGGCGCGCCTTCCTCACCGCCTCCCGGGCGCTGATGGAGACGCTCGACCGCGAGCTGCAACGCGACGCCGGCATGCCGCACGCCTACTACGAGATCCTGGTAAGGCTCTCCGAGGCCCCCGACCGGCGGCTGCGGATGAGCGACCTGGCCGACGCCACCGGCTCCTCGCGCAGCCGGCTCTCGCACGCCGCCGCCCGCCTGGAGGCCGCCGGCTGGATCCGCCGGGAGGACTGCCCCACCGACCGGCGCGGCCAGCTCGCCGTGCTCACCGACGACGGCTTCGCCACCCTGGCCGCCGCCGCCCCCGGCCACGTCGAGGGGGTACGCAGGCACCTGTTCGACGCGCTCAGCCCGGCCCAGGTCGACCAGCTGCGTCGGATCAGCGAGACGCTCGCCGCGCACCTGACCGGATCGGGACCAAACTGA
- a CDS encoding VOC family protein: protein MGIHRLNHAVLYVSDLERSVAFYRDVLGFRRVPMTPDGFRGAAFLQAPDSTNDHDLGLFEIGAAAGASQAGRATVGLYHLAWELDTLDELGATAERLAAAGALVGTSDHGTTKSLYGRDPDGLEFEIVWIVPAALLDDAALAARKRIGRLDLDRERQRYGGQTRGGVGISVPA from the coding sequence ATGGGAATCCACCGGCTCAACCACGCCGTCCTCTACGTCAGTGACCTGGAGCGCAGCGTCGCCTTCTACCGCGACGTGCTGGGCTTCCGCCGGGTCCCGATGACGCCGGACGGCTTCCGCGGCGCCGCCTTCCTCCAGGCGCCCGACTCCACCAACGACCACGACCTCGGGCTGTTCGAGATCGGCGCGGCGGCCGGGGCGTCGCAGGCCGGCCGGGCCACCGTCGGCCTCTACCACCTGGCCTGGGAGCTGGACACGCTCGACGAGCTGGGCGCCACCGCCGAGCGGCTGGCCGCCGCCGGCGCGCTGGTCGGCACGTCGGACCACGGCACCACCAAGAGCCTCTACGGTCGCGACCCGGACGGGCTGGAGTTCGAGATCGTCTGGATCGTCCCGGCCGCCCTGCTCGACGACGCCGCGCTCGCCGCCCGCAAGCGGATCGGCCGGCTCGACCTGGACCGCGAGAGGCAGCGCTACGGCGGCCAGACCCGCGGCGGCGTGGGCATCTCCGTCCCGGCCTGA
- a CDS encoding glucose 1-dehydrogenase → MTDLFSVDGKTVVVTGGSRGIGLMIARGFVRAGARVVISSRKADVCESVAKELSAEGHCEAIPADLGSDEGALALAEAVRQRHDRVHVLVNNAGATWGAPLEEYPEGAFDKLWAVNVKAVFRLTTALLPELRAAAADDDPARVINIGSIDGIRVPFMEVYAYSATKAAVHMLTRSLAHQLAGERITVNAIAPGPFESKMMAFALDDPQSRAAIEQQVPLGRIGRPEDMAGTAIYLASRAGAYLTGAVIPVDGGITTHG, encoded by the coding sequence ATGACGGATCTGTTCTCGGTCGACGGCAAGACGGTGGTGGTCACCGGCGGCTCGCGGGGGATCGGGCTGATGATCGCCCGCGGTTTCGTCCGGGCCGGCGCCCGGGTCGTCATCTCCTCGCGCAAGGCCGACGTGTGCGAGTCGGTGGCCAAGGAACTCTCCGCCGAGGGCCACTGCGAGGCCATCCCGGCGGACCTGGGCAGCGACGAGGGCGCGCTCGCCCTCGCCGAGGCAGTGCGGCAGCGCCACGACCGGGTGCACGTGCTGGTCAACAACGCCGGCGCCACCTGGGGCGCGCCGCTGGAGGAATACCCGGAGGGCGCGTTCGACAAGCTCTGGGCGGTCAACGTCAAGGCCGTCTTCCGGCTCACCACCGCGCTGCTGCCCGAACTGCGCGCCGCCGCCGCCGACGACGACCCGGCCCGCGTGATCAACATCGGGTCCATCGACGGCATCCGGGTGCCGTTCATGGAGGTGTACGCCTACTCGGCCACCAAGGCGGCCGTGCACATGCTCACCCGCAGCCTGGCCCACCAACTCGCCGGCGAGCGGATCACCGTCAACGCGATCGCGCCCGGCCCGTTCGAGAGCAAGATGATGGCGTTCGCGCTGGACGACCCGCAGTCGCGCGCGGCCATCGAGCAGCAGGTGCCGCTGGGCCGGATCGGGCGCCCCGAGGACATGGCCGGCACCGCGATCTACCTCGCGTCGCGCGCCGGCGCCTACCTGACCGGCGCGGTCATCCCGGTCGACGGCGGGATCACCACGCACGGCTGA